In the genome of Drosophila subpulchrella strain 33 F10 #4 breed RU33 chromosome 2L, RU_Dsub_v1.1 Primary Assembly, whole genome shotgun sequence, one region contains:
- the LOC119548589 gene encoding electroneutral sodium bicarbonate exchanger 1 isoform X23 translates to MPQQAQLKHIHGHGRLPRVIATDSSRPWTMNSSSGDDEAPKDPRTGGEDFTQQFTENDFEVTPPAQRVQFILGEDVDDGTHVSHPLFSEMGMLVKEGDEIEWKETARWIKFEEDVEEGGNRWSKPHVATLSLHSLFELRRLLVNGSVMLDMEAHNLEVMADLVCDHMVSAGTLPPGVKDKVKDALLRRHRHQHEYAKKTRLPIIRSLADMRNHSSSKKDMVKSPSNQSMARPGSGSELSEQQHKGNTHFMRKIPPGAEASNILVGEVDFLERTLSCFIRLSQAVVLGDLTEVPVPTRFVFILLGPPGSQSNFHEIGRAMATLMSDEIFHEVAYRARKRDHLLSGVDEFLDAVTVLPPGEWDPTIRIEPPAAIPSQEVRKRPPELPKEEVDEEEEEARLREENGLSRTGRLFGGLINDIKRKAPWYLSDYKDSLSMQCVASWIFLYFACLSPIITFGGLLAEATGKHMAAMESLVSGFVCGMGYGFFSGQPLTILGSTGPVLVFESIIYEFCLKMGWEYMTFRFWIGMWVAGICIVLTAIDASALVCYITRFTEENFATLIAFIFIYKAIENVMVIGKNFPVNQGIYDCVCTPPIGSNASVIEYAKYNWDYCESYNGTLVGGDCGSPPTENVFLMSVVLCAGTFLISTVLKEFKNALFFPSIVRQYISDFSVLIAIFAMSFFDYSLGVPTQKLEVPNELKPTLSTRGWLIPPFSEKNPWWSPIIAVFPALLGTILIFMDQQITAVIVNRKENKLKKGCGYHLDLFILSILIAICSVMGLPWFVAATVLSINHVNSLKLESECSAPGEKPQFLGVREQRVTHILIFLTIGGSVLLTPLLRHIPMPVLFGVFLYMGVASLKGLQFFDRILIMFMPAKYQPDYMFLRQVPIKRVHLFTIIQLACLIILWLIKSFSQTSILFPLMLVVMIGIRKALDLVFTRRELKILDDIMPEMTKRAAADDLHKLDAEVGLLARIFPWGKGSRGRVVTKPPGLDGGLAGSGGAGSAGGAVLISCSTSNANEKEFEAQSSLLKK, encoded by the exons TGACTCCTCCGGCCCAGCGCGTTCAGTTCATACTCGGCGAAGATGTGGACGACGGCACACATGTATCGCACCCCCTGTTTTCCGAAATGGGGATGCTGGTGAAGGAGGGCGACGAGATCGAGTGGAAGGAGACGGCTCGATGGATCAAATTCGAAGAGGATGTGGAGGAGGGTGGCAATCGGTGGTCGAAGCCCCACGTGGCCACCCTCTCCCTTCACTCCCTCTTCGAGCTGCGTCGCCTGCTGGTCAACGGAAGTGTGATGCTGGACATGGAGGCCCACAATCTGGAGGTGATGGCCGATCTGGTCTGCGATCACATGGTCAGTGCAGGAACCCTGCCACCCGGGGTCAAGGATAAGGTCAAGGATGCCCTCCTGCGACGTCATCGTCATCAGCACGAGTATGCCAAAAAGACGCGACTGCCCATTATACGATCCCTGGCCGATATGCGCAATCATTCGTCATCGAAAA AGGACATGGTCAAGAGCCCGAGCAACCAGTCGATGGCCCGGCCAGGAAGTGGATCCGAGCTCAGCGAGCAGCAGCACAAGGGCAACACCCACTTCATGAGAAAGATCCCACCGGGCGCCGAGGCCAGCAACATCCTCGTGGGCGAGGTGGACTTCCTGGAGCGCACCCTATCCTGCTTCATCCGCCTGAGCCAGGCGGTGGTCCTGGGCGATCTCACCGAGGTGCCCGTACCCACAAG ATTCGTCTTTATCCTGCTTGGTCCGCCCGGCAGTCAGAGCAACTTCCATGAGATCGGCCGGGCAATGGCCACCCTGATGTCCGACGAGATCTTCCACGAGGTAGCGTACCGAGCTCGCAAGCGGGATCACCTGCTGTCCGGAGTGGACGAGTTCCTTGATGCAGTTACCGTGCTGCCGCCGGGCGAATGGGATCCCACCATTCGGATTGAGCCACCGGCGGCCATTCCCTCCCAGGAAGTGCGCAAGCGTCCCCCAGAGTTGCCCAAGGAGGAGgtggacgaggaggaggaggaggcgcgCCTGAGGGAGGAGAACGGTCTGTCCCGGACGGGCCGACTCTTTGGAGGCCTCATCAACGACATCAAGAGGAAGGCACCCTGGTACCTTAGTGACTACAAGGACTCCCTGTCCATGCAGTGTGTGGCCTCCTGGATCTTCCTGTACTTCGCCTGCCTGTCCCCGATCATTACGTTCGGCGGTCTGCTGGCGGAGGCCACTGGCAAGCACATGGCTGCCATGGAGTCCCTGGTGTCCGGGTTCGTTTGTGGCATGGGCTATGGCTTCTTTTCGGGTCAGCCGCTGACAATTCTCGGGTCCACCGGTCCAGTCCTGGTCTTCGAGTCAATTATCTACGAGTTCTGTCTGAAGATGGGCTGGGAATATATGACCTTCCGGTTCTGGATCGGCATGTGGGTCGCCGGCATTTGTATCGTTCTGACCGCGATTGATGCCAGTGCCCTCGTCTGCTACATCACCCGTTTCACCGAGGAGAATTTCGCCACCCTGATCGCGTTCATCTTTATCTACAAGGCCATTGAGAATGTGATGGTTATCGGTAAGAACTTTCCGGTCAATCAGGGGATATACGACTGTGTCTGTACACCGCCAATCGGGAGCAATGCCAGTGTGATCGAGTATGCCAAGTACAATTGGGACTATTGTGAG TCCTACAATGGCACCTTGGTTGGTGGAGACTGCGGCAGCCCGCCCACCGAAAACGTTTTCCTTATGTCGGTGGTTCTCTGCGCCGGCACCTTCCTCATTTCCACCGTTTTGAAGGAGTTCAAGAACGCCCTTTTCTTCCCCTCGATCGTTCGCCAGTACATTAGCGATTTCTCCGTGCTGATCGCGATTTTCGCCATGAGTTTCTTTGACTATTCGCTGGGTGTGCCCACCCAGAAACTGGAGGTCCCCAACGAGTTGAAGCCCACACTTAGCACCAGGGGTTGGCTCATACCGCCATTCTCCGAGAAGAACCCCTGGTGGTCGCCGATAATTGCCGTCTTTCCCGCCCTGCTCGGAACCATCCTGATCTTCATGGACCAACAGATCACGGCCGTAATTGTGAATCGCAAAGAGAACAAACTGAAGAAGGGCTGTGGCTACCATCTGGATCTGTTCATCCTCTCGATTCTGATCGCCATTTGCAGCGTGATGGGTCTACCTTG GTTCGTGGCTGCCACCGTGCTGAGCATCAACCACGTGAACTCGCTGAAACTGGAATCGGAGTGCTCGGCCCCTGGCGAGAAGCCACAGTTCCTGGGAGTGCGCGAGCAGCGGGTGACCCACATTCTGATCTTCCTGACCATCGGCGGCTCCGTGCTGCTGACCCCGCTGCTCCGTCACATTCCCATGCCAGTTCTGTTCGGCGTCTTTCTTTATATGGGCGTGGCCTCGCTCAAGGGTCTGCAGTTCTTCGATCGCATACTTATCATGTTCATGCCGGCCAAGTACCAGCCGGACTATATGTTTCTGCGCCAG GTTCCCATCAAACGCGTCCACTTGTTCACCATTATTCAGCTGGCCTGTCTCATTATTCTGTGGCTGATCAAGTCCTTCTCGCAGACCTCGATCCTGTTTCCCCTGATGCTGGTGGTGATGATTGGTATACGAAAGGCCCTGGATCTGGTATTCACTCGTCGCGAGCTGAAGATTCTGGACGACATAATGCCGGAGATGACGAAGCGGGCGGCGGCAGATGACCTGCACAAACTGGACGCTGAGGTGGGCTTATTGGCGCGAATCTTCCCCTGGGGAAAAGGTAGTCGTGGCCGGGTGGTGACCAAGCCGCCGGGCCTCGATGGTGGCCTCGCTGGGTCTGGTGGTGCGGGCAGTGCCGGTGGCGCTGTCCTCATCAGCTGCTCCACCTCAAATGCAAATGAGAAGGAGTTCGAGGCACAGAGCAGTCTGCTCAAAAAGTAG
- the LOC119548589 gene encoding sodium bicarbonate cotransporter 3 isoform X21 — translation MAKNNEYIELPWTMNSSSGDDEAPKDPRTGGEDFTQQFTENDFEVTPPAQRVQFILGEDVDDGTHVSHPLFSEMGMLVKEGDEIEWKETARWIKFEEDVEEGGNRWSKPHVATLSLHSLFELRRLLVNGSVMLDMEAHNLEVMADLVCDHMVSAGTLPPGVKDKVKDALLRRHRHQHEYAKKTRLPIIRSLADMRNHSSSKTDTSTHLGAIGVTTWFHAGASPQHQAQNQGQPQSQTMPKDMVKSPSNQSMARPGSGSELSEQQHKGNTHFMRKIPPGAEASNILVGEVDFLERTLSCFIRLSQAVVLGDLTEVPVPTRFVFILLGPPGSQSNFHEIGRAMATLMSDEIFHEVAYRARKRDHLLSGVDEFLDAVTVLPPGEWDPTIRIEPPAAIPSQEVRKRPPELPKEEVDEEEEEARLREENGLSRTGRLFGGLINDIKRKAPWYLSDYKDSLSMQCVASWIFLYFACLSPIITFGGLLAEATGKHMAAMESLVSGFVCGMGYGFFSGQPLTILGSTGPVLVFESIIYEFCLKMGWEYMTFRFWIGMWVAGICIVLTAIDASALVCYITRFTEENFATLIAFIFIYKAIENVMVIGKNFPVNQGIYDCVCTPPIGSNASVIEYAKYNWDYCESYNGTLVGGDCGSPPTENVFLMSVVLCAGTFLISTVLKEFKNALFFPSIVRQYISDFSVLIAIFAMSFFDYSLGVPTQKLEVPNELKPTLSTRGWLIPPFSEKNPWWSPIIAVFPALLGTILIFMDQQITAVIVNRKENKLKKGCGYHLDLFILSILIAICSVMGLPWFVAATVLSINHVNSLKLESECSAPGEKPQFLGVREQRVTHILIFLTIGGSVLLTPLLRHIPMPVLFGVFLYMGVASLKGLQFFDRILIMFMPAKYQPDYMFLRQVPIKRVHLFTIIQLACLIILWLIKSFSQTSILFPLMLVVMIGIRKALDLVFTRRELKILDDIMPEMTKRAAADDLHKLDAEVGLLARIFPWGKGSRGRVVTKPPGLDGGLAGSGGAGSAGGAVLISCSTSNANEKEFEAQSSLLKK, via the exons TGACTCCTCCGGCCCAGCGCGTTCAGTTCATACTCGGCGAAGATGTGGACGACGGCACACATGTATCGCACCCCCTGTTTTCCGAAATGGGGATGCTGGTGAAGGAGGGCGACGAGATCGAGTGGAAGGAGACGGCTCGATGGATCAAATTCGAAGAGGATGTGGAGGAGGGTGGCAATCGGTGGTCGAAGCCCCACGTGGCCACCCTCTCCCTTCACTCCCTCTTCGAGCTGCGTCGCCTGCTGGTCAACGGAAGTGTGATGCTGGACATGGAGGCCCACAATCTGGAGGTGATGGCCGATCTGGTCTGCGATCACATGGTCAGTGCAGGAACCCTGCCACCCGGGGTCAAGGATAAGGTCAAGGATGCCCTCCTGCGACGTCATCGTCATCAGCACGAGTATGCCAAAAAGACGCGACTGCCCATTATACGATCCCTGGCCGATATGCGCAATCATTCGTCATCGAAAA CTGACACTTCAACCCACCTGGGGGCCATTGGGGTCACCACATGGTTCCATGCCGGGGCATCACCCCAACATCAGGCCCAAAATCAAGGACAACCGCAATCTCAAACAATGCCAA AGGACATGGTCAAGAGCCCGAGCAACCAGTCGATGGCCCGGCCAGGAAGTGGATCCGAGCTCAGCGAGCAGCAGCACAAGGGCAACACCCACTTCATGAGAAAGATCCCACCGGGCGCCGAGGCCAGCAACATCCTCGTGGGCGAGGTGGACTTCCTGGAGCGCACCCTATCCTGCTTCATCCGCCTGAGCCAGGCGGTGGTCCTGGGCGATCTCACCGAGGTGCCCGTACCCACAAG ATTCGTCTTTATCCTGCTTGGTCCGCCCGGCAGTCAGAGCAACTTCCATGAGATCGGCCGGGCAATGGCCACCCTGATGTCCGACGAGATCTTCCACGAGGTAGCGTACCGAGCTCGCAAGCGGGATCACCTGCTGTCCGGAGTGGACGAGTTCCTTGATGCAGTTACCGTGCTGCCGCCGGGCGAATGGGATCCCACCATTCGGATTGAGCCACCGGCGGCCATTCCCTCCCAGGAAGTGCGCAAGCGTCCCCCAGAGTTGCCCAAGGAGGAGgtggacgaggaggaggaggaggcgcgCCTGAGGGAGGAGAACGGTCTGTCCCGGACGGGCCGACTCTTTGGAGGCCTCATCAACGACATCAAGAGGAAGGCACCCTGGTACCTTAGTGACTACAAGGACTCCCTGTCCATGCAGTGTGTGGCCTCCTGGATCTTCCTGTACTTCGCCTGCCTGTCCCCGATCATTACGTTCGGCGGTCTGCTGGCGGAGGCCACTGGCAAGCACATGGCTGCCATGGAGTCCCTGGTGTCCGGGTTCGTTTGTGGCATGGGCTATGGCTTCTTTTCGGGTCAGCCGCTGACAATTCTCGGGTCCACCGGTCCAGTCCTGGTCTTCGAGTCAATTATCTACGAGTTCTGTCTGAAGATGGGCTGGGAATATATGACCTTCCGGTTCTGGATCGGCATGTGGGTCGCCGGCATTTGTATCGTTCTGACCGCGATTGATGCCAGTGCCCTCGTCTGCTACATCACCCGTTTCACCGAGGAGAATTTCGCCACCCTGATCGCGTTCATCTTTATCTACAAGGCCATTGAGAATGTGATGGTTATCGGTAAGAACTTTCCGGTCAATCAGGGGATATACGACTGTGTCTGTACACCGCCAATCGGGAGCAATGCCAGTGTGATCGAGTATGCCAAGTACAATTGGGACTATTGTGAG TCCTACAATGGCACCTTGGTTGGTGGAGACTGCGGCAGCCCGCCCACCGAAAACGTTTTCCTTATGTCGGTGGTTCTCTGCGCCGGCACCTTCCTCATTTCCACCGTTTTGAAGGAGTTCAAGAACGCCCTTTTCTTCCCCTCGATCGTTCGCCAGTACATTAGCGATTTCTCCGTGCTGATCGCGATTTTCGCCATGAGTTTCTTTGACTATTCGCTGGGTGTGCCCACCCAGAAACTGGAGGTCCCCAACGAGTTGAAGCCCACACTTAGCACCAGGGGTTGGCTCATACCGCCATTCTCCGAGAAGAACCCCTGGTGGTCGCCGATAATTGCCGTCTTTCCCGCCCTGCTCGGAACCATCCTGATCTTCATGGACCAACAGATCACGGCCGTAATTGTGAATCGCAAAGAGAACAAACTGAAGAAGGGCTGTGGCTACCATCTGGATCTGTTCATCCTCTCGATTCTGATCGCCATTTGCAGCGTGATGGGTCTACCTTG GTTCGTGGCTGCCACCGTGCTGAGCATCAACCACGTGAACTCGCTGAAACTGGAATCGGAGTGCTCGGCCCCTGGCGAGAAGCCACAGTTCCTGGGAGTGCGCGAGCAGCGGGTGACCCACATTCTGATCTTCCTGACCATCGGCGGCTCCGTGCTGCTGACCCCGCTGCTCCGTCACATTCCCATGCCAGTTCTGTTCGGCGTCTTTCTTTATATGGGCGTGGCCTCGCTCAAGGGTCTGCAGTTCTTCGATCGCATACTTATCATGTTCATGCCGGCCAAGTACCAGCCGGACTATATGTTTCTGCGCCAG GTTCCCATCAAACGCGTCCACTTGTTCACCATTATTCAGCTGGCCTGTCTCATTATTCTGTGGCTGATCAAGTCCTTCTCGCAGACCTCGATCCTGTTTCCCCTGATGCTGGTGGTGATGATTGGTATACGAAAGGCCCTGGATCTGGTATTCACTCGTCGCGAGCTGAAGATTCTGGACGACATAATGCCGGAGATGACGAAGCGGGCGGCGGCAGATGACCTGCACAAACTGGACGCTGAGGTGGGCTTATTGGCGCGAATCTTCCCCTGGGGAAAAGGTAGTCGTGGCCGGGTGGTGACCAAGCCGCCGGGCCTCGATGGTGGCCTCGCTGGGTCTGGTGGTGCGGGCAGTGCCGGTGGCGCTGTCCTCATCAGCTGCTCCACCTCAAATGCAAATGAGAAGGAGTTCGAGGCACAGAGCAGTCTGCTCAAAAAGTAG
- the LOC119548589 gene encoding sodium-driven chloride bicarbonate exchanger isoform X20, with amino-acid sequence MAKNNEYIELPWTMNSSSGDDEAPKDPRTGGEDFTQQFTENDFEVTPPAQRVQFILGEDVDDGTHVSHPLFSEMGMLVKEGDEIEWKETARWIKFEEDVEEGGNRWSKPHVATLSLHSLFELRRLLVNGSVMLDMEAHNLEVMADLVCDHMVSAGTLPPGVKDKVKDALLRRHRHQHEYAKKTRLPIIRSLADMRNHSSSKIEEHSGNTLGATTPISLTASEPGPPGSNGNPSLSTAASGMGRFLTVPSGKPSNRTLEDMVKSPSNQSMARPGSGSELSEQQHKGNTHFMRKIPPGAEASNILVGEVDFLERTLSCFIRLSQAVVLGDLTEVPVPTRFVFILLGPPGSQSNFHEIGRAMATLMSDEIFHEVAYRARKRDHLLSGVDEFLDAVTVLPPGEWDPTIRIEPPAAIPSQEVRKRPPELPKEEVDEEEEEARLREENGLSRTGRLFGGLINDIKRKAPWYLSDYKDSLSMQCVASWIFLYFACLSPIITFGGLLAEATGKHMAAMESLVSGFVCGMGYGFFSGQPLTILGSTGPVLVFESIIYEFCLKMGWEYMTFRFWIGMWVAGICIVLTAIDASALVCYITRFTEENFATLIAFIFIYKAIENVMVIGKNFPVNQGIYDCVCTPPIGSNASVIEYAKYNWDYCESYNGTLVGGDCGSPPTENVFLMSVVLCAGTFLISTVLKEFKNALFFPSIVRQYISDFSVLIAIFAMSFFDYSLGVPTQKLEVPNELKPTLSTRGWLIPPFSEKNPWWSPIIAVFPALLGTILIFMDQQITAVIVNRKENKLKKGCGYHLDLFILSILIAICSVMGLPWFVAATVLSINHVNSLKLESECSAPGEKPQFLGVREQRVTHILIFLTIGGSVLLTPLLRHIPMPVLFGVFLYMGVASLKGLQFFDRILIMFMPAKYQPDYMFLRQVPIKRVHLFTIIQLACLIILWLIKSFSQTSILFPLMLVVMIGIRKALDLVFTRRELKILDDIMPEMTKRAAADDLHKLDAEVGLLARIFPWGKGSRGRVVTKPPGLDGGLAGSGGAGSAGGAVLISCSTSNANEKEFEAQSSLLKK; translated from the exons TGACTCCTCCGGCCCAGCGCGTTCAGTTCATACTCGGCGAAGATGTGGACGACGGCACACATGTATCGCACCCCCTGTTTTCCGAAATGGGGATGCTGGTGAAGGAGGGCGACGAGATCGAGTGGAAGGAGACGGCTCGATGGATCAAATTCGAAGAGGATGTGGAGGAGGGTGGCAATCGGTGGTCGAAGCCCCACGTGGCCACCCTCTCCCTTCACTCCCTCTTCGAGCTGCGTCGCCTGCTGGTCAACGGAAGTGTGATGCTGGACATGGAGGCCCACAATCTGGAGGTGATGGCCGATCTGGTCTGCGATCACATGGTCAGTGCAGGAACCCTGCCACCCGGGGTCAAGGATAAGGTCAAGGATGCCCTCCTGCGACGTCATCGTCATCAGCACGAGTATGCCAAAAAGACGCGACTGCCCATTATACGATCCCTGGCCGATATGCGCAATCATTCGTCATCGAAAA TTGAAGAGCACTCTGGCAACACATTGGGGGCCACAACTCCGATTTCCCTAACGGCCAGCGAACCGGGACCGCCCGGATCcaatggaaacccaagtcTTAGCACCGCTGCCAGCGGCATGGGTCGCTTCCTAACGGTGCCCAGTGGAAAACCCAGCAACAGAACGCTCG AGGACATGGTCAAGAGCCCGAGCAACCAGTCGATGGCCCGGCCAGGAAGTGGATCCGAGCTCAGCGAGCAGCAGCACAAGGGCAACACCCACTTCATGAGAAAGATCCCACCGGGCGCCGAGGCCAGCAACATCCTCGTGGGCGAGGTGGACTTCCTGGAGCGCACCCTATCCTGCTTCATCCGCCTGAGCCAGGCGGTGGTCCTGGGCGATCTCACCGAGGTGCCCGTACCCACAAG ATTCGTCTTTATCCTGCTTGGTCCGCCCGGCAGTCAGAGCAACTTCCATGAGATCGGCCGGGCAATGGCCACCCTGATGTCCGACGAGATCTTCCACGAGGTAGCGTACCGAGCTCGCAAGCGGGATCACCTGCTGTCCGGAGTGGACGAGTTCCTTGATGCAGTTACCGTGCTGCCGCCGGGCGAATGGGATCCCACCATTCGGATTGAGCCACCGGCGGCCATTCCCTCCCAGGAAGTGCGCAAGCGTCCCCCAGAGTTGCCCAAGGAGGAGgtggacgaggaggaggaggaggcgcgCCTGAGGGAGGAGAACGGTCTGTCCCGGACGGGCCGACTCTTTGGAGGCCTCATCAACGACATCAAGAGGAAGGCACCCTGGTACCTTAGTGACTACAAGGACTCCCTGTCCATGCAGTGTGTGGCCTCCTGGATCTTCCTGTACTTCGCCTGCCTGTCCCCGATCATTACGTTCGGCGGTCTGCTGGCGGAGGCCACTGGCAAGCACATGGCTGCCATGGAGTCCCTGGTGTCCGGGTTCGTTTGTGGCATGGGCTATGGCTTCTTTTCGGGTCAGCCGCTGACAATTCTCGGGTCCACCGGTCCAGTCCTGGTCTTCGAGTCAATTATCTACGAGTTCTGTCTGAAGATGGGCTGGGAATATATGACCTTCCGGTTCTGGATCGGCATGTGGGTCGCCGGCATTTGTATCGTTCTGACCGCGATTGATGCCAGTGCCCTCGTCTGCTACATCACCCGTTTCACCGAGGAGAATTTCGCCACCCTGATCGCGTTCATCTTTATCTACAAGGCCATTGAGAATGTGATGGTTATCGGTAAGAACTTTCCGGTCAATCAGGGGATATACGACTGTGTCTGTACACCGCCAATCGGGAGCAATGCCAGTGTGATCGAGTATGCCAAGTACAATTGGGACTATTGTGAG TCCTACAATGGCACCTTGGTTGGTGGAGACTGCGGCAGCCCGCCCACCGAAAACGTTTTCCTTATGTCGGTGGTTCTCTGCGCCGGCACCTTCCTCATTTCCACCGTTTTGAAGGAGTTCAAGAACGCCCTTTTCTTCCCCTCGATCGTTCGCCAGTACATTAGCGATTTCTCCGTGCTGATCGCGATTTTCGCCATGAGTTTCTTTGACTATTCGCTGGGTGTGCCCACCCAGAAACTGGAGGTCCCCAACGAGTTGAAGCCCACACTTAGCACCAGGGGTTGGCTCATACCGCCATTCTCCGAGAAGAACCCCTGGTGGTCGCCGATAATTGCCGTCTTTCCCGCCCTGCTCGGAACCATCCTGATCTTCATGGACCAACAGATCACGGCCGTAATTGTGAATCGCAAAGAGAACAAACTGAAGAAGGGCTGTGGCTACCATCTGGATCTGTTCATCCTCTCGATTCTGATCGCCATTTGCAGCGTGATGGGTCTACCTTG GTTCGTGGCTGCCACCGTGCTGAGCATCAACCACGTGAACTCGCTGAAACTGGAATCGGAGTGCTCGGCCCCTGGCGAGAAGCCACAGTTCCTGGGAGTGCGCGAGCAGCGGGTGACCCACATTCTGATCTTCCTGACCATCGGCGGCTCCGTGCTGCTGACCCCGCTGCTCCGTCACATTCCCATGCCAGTTCTGTTCGGCGTCTTTCTTTATATGGGCGTGGCCTCGCTCAAGGGTCTGCAGTTCTTCGATCGCATACTTATCATGTTCATGCCGGCCAAGTACCAGCCGGACTATATGTTTCTGCGCCAG GTTCCCATCAAACGCGTCCACTTGTTCACCATTATTCAGCTGGCCTGTCTCATTATTCTGTGGCTGATCAAGTCCTTCTCGCAGACCTCGATCCTGTTTCCCCTGATGCTGGTGGTGATGATTGGTATACGAAAGGCCCTGGATCTGGTATTCACTCGTCGCGAGCTGAAGATTCTGGACGACATAATGCCGGAGATGACGAAGCGGGCGGCGGCAGATGACCTGCACAAACTGGACGCTGAGGTGGGCTTATTGGCGCGAATCTTCCCCTGGGGAAAAGGTAGTCGTGGCCGGGTGGTGACCAAGCCGCCGGGCCTCGATGGTGGCCTCGCTGGGTCTGGTGGTGCGGGCAGTGCCGGTGGCGCTGTCCTCATCAGCTGCTCCACCTCAAATGCAAATGAGAAGGAGTTCGAGGCACAGAGCAGTCTGCTCAAAAAGTAG